In a genomic window of Streptomyces sp. SJL17-4:
- a CDS encoding folylpolyglutamate synthase/dihydrofolate synthase family protein — protein MVLSVPLRRLGPVSEPSDPSDQFDDIVDAETTRDPDLAVIEAGSRTLRTQGGRPQGDPVPSRPEDPELDKALREVETELSTRWGETKLEPSVTRIAALMDVLGEPQRAYPSIHITGTNGKTSTARMIEALLGAFELRTGRYTSPHVQTITERISLDGAPISAERFIETYQDIKPYVELVDAREEYRLSFFEVLTGMAYAAFADAPVDVAVVEVGMGGAWDATNVIDGSVAVVTPIDLDHTDRLGGTTAEIAGEKSGIIKQGATVILAQQPVDAAQVLLKKAVEADATVAREGMEFGIVAREVAVGGQLLTLRGLGGEYDNIFLPLHGAYQARNAAVALAAVEAFFGIGAEHARTLDLDTVRQAFAQVASPGRLEIVRSSPTVILDAAHNPHGARATAEGVSEAFGFSRLVGVVSTSGDKDAKGLLEAFEPIFAEVVITANSNPRATDVDELAALAVEVFGEDRVVVEPRLPDALEAAITLAEEEAEYGGAGVLVTGSIFTVGDARLLLRRG, from the coding sequence ATGGTCCTGTCGGTGCCCCTCCGTAGACTGGGCCCCGTGAGTGAGCCGAGCGACCCGAGTGACCAGTTCGACGACATCGTCGACGCCGAAACCACGCGTGATCCCGACCTGGCGGTGATCGAGGCCGGCAGCCGCACCCTGCGCACCCAGGGCGGCCGGCCCCAGGGCGACCCCGTGCCGAGCCGCCCGGAGGACCCGGAGCTCGACAAGGCGCTGCGCGAGGTCGAGACCGAGCTGTCCACCCGCTGGGGCGAGACCAAGCTGGAGCCCTCGGTCACCCGGATCGCGGCCCTGATGGACGTCCTGGGCGAGCCGCAGCGCGCGTACCCCTCGATCCACATCACCGGCACCAACGGCAAGACGTCGACGGCCCGCATGATCGAGGCCCTGCTCGGCGCCTTCGAGCTGCGCACCGGGCGGTACACGTCGCCGCACGTGCAGACCATCACCGAGCGCATCAGCCTGGACGGCGCCCCGATCTCCGCCGAGCGGTTCATCGAGACGTACCAGGACATCAAGCCGTACGTGGAGCTGGTCGACGCCCGCGAGGAGTACCGGCTCTCCTTCTTCGAGGTCCTCACCGGGATGGCGTACGCGGCCTTCGCCGACGCCCCGGTCGACGTGGCCGTCGTCGAGGTCGGCATGGGCGGCGCCTGGGACGCGACGAACGTCATCGACGGCTCCGTCGCCGTCGTCACCCCGATCGACCTGGACCACACGGACCGGCTCGGCGGCACGACCGCCGAGATCGCCGGCGAGAAGTCCGGGATCATCAAGCAGGGCGCGACCGTGATCCTGGCCCAGCAGCCGGTGGACGCGGCGCAGGTCCTGCTGAAGAAGGCCGTCGAGGCGGACGCCACCGTGGCCCGTGAGGGCATGGAGTTCGGCATCGTCGCCCGCGAGGTCGCGGTCGGCGGCCAGCTCCTCACCCTGCGCGGTCTGGGCGGCGAGTACGACAACATCTTCCTGCCGCTGCACGGCGCCTACCAGGCGCGCAACGCGGCGGTGGCGCTGGCGGCCGTCGAGGCCTTCTTCGGGATCGGCGCGGAGCACGCGCGGACCCTGGACCTCGACACGGTCCGGCAGGCCTTCGCCCAGGTGGCCTCGCCCGGCCGCCTGGAGATCGTCCGCTCGTCCCCGACGGTGATCCTGGACGCCGCGCACAACCCGCACGGCGCGCGGGCGACGGCGGAGGGCGTCAGTGAGGCCTTCGGCTTCTCCCGGCTCGTCGGCGTGGTCTCCACGAGCGGCGACAAGGACGCCAAGGGCCTCCTGGAGGCCTTCGAGCCGATCTTCGCGGAGGTCGTCATCACGGCGAACTCCAACCCCCGCGCCACGGACGTGGACGAGCTCGCCGCCCTCGCGGTCGAGGTCTTCGGCGAGGACCGGGTCGTCGTGGAGCCGCGGCTGCCCGACGCCCTGGAGGCGGCCATCACCCTCGCGGAGGAAGAGGCCGAGTACGGCGGCGCGGGTGTCCTCGTGACCGGTTCGATCTTCACGGTCGGCGACGCCCGGCTGCTGCTGCGAAGGGGCTGA